A single genomic interval of Coccidioides posadasii str. Silveira chromosome 1, complete sequence harbors:
- a CDS encoding uncharacterized protein (EggNog:ENOG410PYG0~COG:S~TransMembrane:1 (o759-778i)), with protein MSQQLNMAMESTFSTRQGTDAQPLSEMSGSFVSNQSNYSGSPVTETIVDVEPWMQEMLNEDLFSTPPLEFGSAYPGFMAAASETSPSAPTMNDSELLAPNTWPTFATDNYGFVQNGDSAFVPEAADFPSFSTSTAFDEELASFLSGHQAFDDGAALAEMNAQQNFDAFSEPLPTPGNRDDNSQTAFNQIAAAFRDLARARAEADPRPMSRKQKQRDASIALYLERLRDACDDAVAVINSSNASNQSDNGSSFSSPNMSSLQNSFHNDQVPVAWGQGSASECNSALFDNAILTDLTSQQCSPGESSAAFTTSVSTPSSDVPSKQQPAARPPVTGGLELVMDLNMNAATSLPRRHRPRTQAQRERYLAVRSRGACEKHKKQHKRCTCVDKELASKQNAGQRVVNSKLCDAMLRRQSSTVHSQNVDSSRSTTNSPTEGYVWCPGGSLDPKGPCECTSCHEDMLRWQYLQNLDKAAALDPMQKLVHTQCQAKQKRFCVGKTLQSGDSGEGSVQDASPSASQRPANLPLVGTIAHASLAQRYRADNQLQAAAQSSPCMPTHTSPVSSFKLGRTTNKGTNTLADVRMSSVGVKVDTDNVHVRYTGHNATVQPSGARRTLIETSASTESHVLLDQHIPESSTPNAAQSCSQRFVSATVPSSSSSRSSTAPHARQSPTDSSNFSKLDQASGYTTTFQQRYRWILEGRTTVGGSRFTVVIQATTSMVPNNILVLAHWFAEHSCSVSRALHLEPTHKAQTLRAHGSFRIWLAIWAFAVVWTSFLRNVLV; from the exons ATGTCACAACAACTCAACATGGCCATGGAATCGACTTTCTCTACTCGCCAAGGAACCGATGCTCAGCCCCTTTCTGAAATGAGCGGCTCATTTGTCTCCAACCAGTCAAACTACAGCGGCAGCCCTGTGACTGAAACCATCGTTGATGTTGAGCCGTGGATGCAAGAGATGCTGAACGAGGATCTCTTCTCCACTCCTCCTTTAGAATTTGGCTCTGCATACCCTGGGTTCATGGCCGCTGCCTCCGAGACTTCGCCCTCCGCACCCACAATGAACGATTCTGAATTGTTGGCACCCAACACATGGCCTACTTTCGCCACCGACAACTACGGCTTTGTGCAAAACGGAGACTCCGCTTTTGTGCCTGAAGCTGCAGATTTCCCTTCGTTCAGCACTTCGACGGCCTTTGACGAAGAATTGGCCTCTTTTCTATCCGGACACCAAGCCTTCGATGACGGTGCGGCTCTCGCCGAAATGAACGCTCAACAAAATTTCGATGCGTTCTCTGAACCTTTGCCAACCCCCGGGAACCGTGATGACAATTCGCAGACCGCTTTTAACCAAATCGCAGCTGCTTTCCGGGATTTGGCCCGTGCGAGAGCTGAGGCTGACCCTCGCCCGATGTCCCGCAAGCAAAAGCAGCGCGACGCGTCAATTGCTTTGTATTTGGAGAGACTACGGGATGCGTGTGATGACGCCGTCGCCGTTATTAATTCCTCCAATGCTTCCAACCAATCCGATAATGGTTCCAGCTTCAGCTCACCAAACATGAGTTCACTCCAGAATTCGTTTCACAACGACCAGGTTCCAGTGGCGTGGGGACAGGGTTCAGCGAGCGAATGCAACTCCGCCCTTTTCGACAATGCCATCCTAACAGACCTCACTTCGCAACAATGCTCACCCGGCGAATCCTCCGCAGCCTTCACCACTTCCGTTTCCACTCCAAGTTCGGACGTCCCGTCAAAACAACAACCAGCGGCAAGGCCCCCAGTGACTGGGGGGTTGGAGTTGGTGATGGACCTAAATATGAATGCTGCCACAAGCTTACCCCGCCGTCATCGCCCTCGAACCCAAGCACAGCGAGAGCGATACCTTGCGGTGCGCAGTCGTGGTGCATGCGAAAAGCATAAGAAGCAGCACAAGAGG TGCACCTGCGTCGATAAAGAACTCGCCTCGAAGCAAAATGCCGGGCAGCGCGTGGTGAATTCAAAACTTTGCGATGCCATGCTCCGCAGACAGTCCTCAACCGTTCATTCTCAGAATGTCGATTCATCTCGATCGACGACGAACTCACCCACGGAGGGCTACGTTTGGTGTCCGGGAGGCAGTCTAGACCCGAAGGGACCGTGTGAATGCACGAGTTGCCATGAGGATATGCTTCGTTGGCAATATCTCCAAAACCTCGACAAAGCTGCTGCTCTTGACCCCATGCAGAAACTTGTGCATACTCAATGCCAGGCAAAACAGAAACGGTTTTGTGTCGGGAAAACTTTGCAGTCTGGGGACTCTGGGGAAGGCAGTGTGCAAGATGCGTCACCCTCTGCATCCCAAAGACCGGCTAATCTTCCTCTTGTTGGCACCATCGCCCATGCTAGTCTAGCCCAACGCTACAGGGCCGACAACCAGCTACAAGCTGCTGCGCAGAGCTCGCCATGCATGCCAACCCACACCTCGCCAGTCTCATCATTCAAACTTGGACGCACCACGAACAAAGGCACAAATACACTCGCAGACGTAAGAATGTCGTCCGTTGGTGTCAAGGTTGACACAGACAATGTCCACGTGCGTTACACGGGCCATAATGCTACTGTTCAGCCATCCGGAGCTCGCAGGACCCTGATTGAGACGTCCGCTTCAACGGAGAGCCACGTTCTTCTCGATCAACATATTCCGGAAAGCTCTACCCCCAACGCTGCTCAATCTTGTTCACAACGATTTGTCAGCGCTACCGTGCCGTCGTCCTCTTCATCCCGATCCAGCACTGCCCCCCACGCCCGCCAAAGCCCCACTGACAGCAGTAACTTCTCCAAACTGGACCAGGCGTCAGGCTACACGACCACCTTCCAACAAAGATATCGGTGGATCCTCGAGGGGAGGACCACAGTCGGCGGAAGCCGTTTTACTGTGGTGATTCAAGCCACCACGTCGATGGTACCAAACAACATTTTGGTGCTGGCTCATTGGTTTGCGGAACATAGTTGCAGCGTGTCACGCGCCCTTCACCTCGAGCCCACGCACAAGGCGCAAACACTTCGTGCCCACGGTTCGTTCCGAATCTGGTTGGCTATTTGGGCATTCGCCGTGGTCTGGACGTCGTTCCTCCGAAATGTGTTGGTATAA
- a CDS encoding uncharacterized protein (EggNog:ENOG410PQ79) — translation MGSITASRIDHITIILSEEEFETLPPWLSENFTIIEGGKHTGQASQLKLIIFEDGTYLELFNWWGPPPSNHSWGRKEPGLIDWSISCTSAQSRDEHYHGIDMRVNKSQDGDGGLGVRYPIPTSQGRTTPEGKKFHWTRANPEFHDTANTPDAGKFFRTGRLDAPFLCYDGTPRETRLRFGDPSRTTHPCGATGVDQIEVLVPSSHEANYLKLLANFTATQPGTSESGIGSVFKLGLPVEGEGSECTVWVHGERGAEDKQWLASRGIGPIKLKLRAKGREGHGEEVLGSEGSASHVSLIW, via the exons ATGGGTTCTATTACCGCTTCAAGGATTGACCACATCACAATTATCCTCTCCGAAGAAGAGTTTGAAACCCTACCTCCATGGCTTAGCGAGAACTTCACTATCATCGAGGGTGGTAAACATACCG GCCAGGCTAGCCAGCTGAAGCTCATAATCTTTGAGGATGGTACCTACCTAGAGCTCTTCAACTGGTGGGGACCGCCACCAAGCAACCACAGCTGGGGCCGTAAAGAGCCAGGCTTGATTGACTGGAGCATCTCATGCACATCTGCGCAGAGCAGGGATGAGCATTACCATGGCATCGACATGCGTGTAAACAAAAGTCAAGATGGGGATGGGGGGCTCGGGGTACGGTACCCAATACCGACCAGCCAAGGACGAACGACACCAGAAGGCAAGAAGTTCCATTGGACGCGTGCAAACCCAGAATTCCACGACACAGCAAACACACCGGACGCAGGGAAATTCTTTCGCACAGGACGTCTAGATGCGCCGTTCCTATGTTACGACGGGACACCTCGGGAAACAAGACTGCGGTTTGGAGATCCATCACGGACGACACATCCATGTGGCGCAACGGGTGTAGATCAGATTGAAGTGCTTGTTCCGAGTTCGCACGAAGCAAACTACCTCAAATTACTTGCCAATTTCACTGCCACGCAGCCGGGTACGAGTGAGTCCGGAATTGGCAGCGTGTTTAAGCTGGGATTGCCAGTGGAGGGTGAAGGGAGCGAGTGTACCGTCTGGGTGCACGGAGAGCGAGGTGCAGAAGATAAGCAGTGGTTAGCCAGCAGAGGGATCGGGCCCATCAAGCTGAAACTGAGGGCGAAAGGGAGAGAAGGGCATGGAGAGGAGGTTCTAGGAAGCGAGGGTTCAGCATCGCATGTGTCTTTGATCTGGTGA
- a CDS encoding uncharacterized protein (CAZy:AA7~EggNog:ENOG410PGDD~COG:C), whose amino-acid sequence MTLDTFLSVIKTRLSERAEVLTGAFDSTFWEKRWSDDGFQVPGAIVRPGCEDDVIQIVKYAKITSTPFAVATGCHSPWSSIKKHGFIIDMSSYSTIDVDPTARTVKVRGGVLHKEFQVALARQGQCTVVGDAQNIGVIPYFIGGGISIFSGRFGFGSDNILSGRIVTADGSLLHVSDTLNSDLFWALRGAGQFFGIVTELTIRTYPLSLIGSEIGTHYFSRFFFPISKVREVGAVMENIIQNRSQPTAGHLMIMAQPPKFEQIIVVNAHYIGNPAAGAFSFKPLYDLGPMKLSCRKISFENNGDEPLCKDSIRRFRRLNLSALDEFTTEKFIALASLHRELITQCPDAELTQVIIGWRASGSSAPVTDTAFGNAGRLLWLNLLTWYGDVSSRAIVANFVSEATRVGRKGSAEDKYISYTNSNREDPLEWRYKGVERVRRLRELKQRWDPESRFPKL is encoded by the exons ATGACACTCGATACATTTCTGTCGGTAATCAAAACCCGGCTTTCAGAAAGAGCAGAAGTGCTCACCGGAGCGTTCGATTCGACGTTCTGGGAGAAAAGGTGGTCAGATGATGGGTTTCAAGTCCCGGGAGCGATTGTAAGGCCCGGATGCGAAGATGATGTTATTCAAATA GTCAAATATGCAAAAATCACGTCAACGCCTTTCGCAGTGGCTACTGGTTGCCACAGCCCCTGGTCTTCCATTAAGAAACACGGCTTTATCATTGACATGTCGTCATATAGCACAATTGACGTTGACCCAACTGCCCGCACTGTAAAAGTCCGTGGTGGTGTCCTGCATAAGGAGTTCCAGGTGGCCTTAGCTCGTCAAGGCCAGTGCACAG TTGTTGGAGATGCACAAAATATCGGTGTCATCCCATACTTTATCGGCGGAGGGATCAGCATCTTTTCTGGTCGTTTCGGCTTCGGGTCCGACAACATCCTCTCCGGTCGCATTGTTACGGCCGATGGGTCCCTACTTCATGTAAGCGACACTTTGAACTCGGATCTCTTCTGGGCACTTCGCGGCGCTGGGCAATTTTTCGGGATCGTGACCGAATTGACGATTAGGACGTACCCACTCTCCTTAATTGGGAGTGAGATAGGAACTCATTATTTCAGTCGGTTCTTTTTCCCAATCTCCAAAGTGAGGGAGGTTGGTGCCGTGATGGAAAACATCATACAGAACCGCTCGCAGCCTACTGCCGGTCATTTAATGATCATGGCTCAGCCGCCGAAATTTGAGCAGATTATCGTGGTGAATGCCCATTATATTGGAAACCCTGCAGCCGGGGCATTTTCATTCAAACCGCTCTACGATCTCGGTCCAATGAAATTAAGCTGTCGCAAAATTTCATTCGAAAATAATGGTGATGAGCCCCTATGCAAAGATAGTATTAGGCGCTTTAGACGTCTCAACCTGAGTGCTCTGGACGAATTCACGACTGAGAAGTTCATCGCTCTTGCATCGCTACATCGAGAACTCATTACCCAATGTCCAGATGCTGAGTTGACTCAGGTAATCATCGGTTGGCGGGCGTCAGGTTCCTCGGCGCCGGTAACTGATACCGCATTTGGAAATGCAGGTCGCCTCCTTTGGCT GAATCTCCTTACTTGGTATGGAGATGTTAGTAGTCGTGCAATAGTTGCAAATTTTGTATCTGAAGCCACCCGTGTTGGACGGAAGGGCTCAGCAGAAGACAAATATATTTCGTACACCAACAGTAATCGGGAGGATCCTCTTGAATGGCGTTACAAAGGAGTGGAAAGAGTTAGAAGATTGAGAGAGTTAAAACAGCGATGGGACCCAGAAAGTAGGTTCCCGAAATTGTGA
- a CDS encoding uncharacterized protein (EggNog:ENOG410PKMG~COG:G~TransMembrane:1 (o16-37i)~BUSCO:11323at33183) — MHPRIEPGRLPSLNCYRIAFVIPFLLVSTVLITPSFVRMGDLAPVSHLEYSTVTGYFLQDDPATDPAKFDYASTGFGLIDQTYDTDELFDPDRSKSQWERFKHKVLTLNRDAGPEVRYALLYLGRHGQGYHNVAESHYGTAAWDCYWSMLDGNGTTNWADAHLTDQGIADAKVANETWVTQMKNGIPVPQSYYTSPLSRCLDTAKITFSTLDLPKSKPFVPTVKELLRETIGVHTCDRRSSRTYIQENYPTYIIEPGFAESDSLWAPNLRESSTAHRERLRTLLNDVFTHDNNTFISMTAHSGTIRSILGAVGHRDFALPPGAVIPVFVQVEKKPGQAPHRTVQPWTPPPECTVDPTAAPQNLN; from the exons ATGCACCCGAGAATAGAGCCGGGGAGACTACCATCGTTAAACTGCTACCGGATAGCATTTGTCAT tccttttcttcttgtttcCACAGTTCTTATCACCCCCTCTTTCGTCAGGATGGGAGACTTAGCGCCCGTCTCCCACCTGGAGTATTCTACTGTGACGGGATATTTCTTGCAAGACGACCCTGCAACTGATCCCGCAAAATTTGACTAT GCATCGACAGGCTTTGGCCTCATCGACCAAACTTACGATACTGACGAGTTATTTGACCCCGATCGTAGCAAGTCCCAATGGGAACGCTTTAAACATAAAGTCCTGACACTCAATCGCGATGCTGGACCAGAAGTAAGGTATGCCCTGCTTTATCTAGGGAGACATGGTCAGGGCTACCATAACGTGGCGGAAAGTCACTACGGAACTGCTGCTTGGGAC TGTTACTGGTCCATGCTTGACGGAAACGGAACCACCAATTGGGCAGATGCGCATCTCACAGATCAAGGCATAGCGGATGCTAAAGTTGCGAACGAAACCTGGGTGACTCAAATGAAAAATGGAATTCCGGTTCCCCAAAGCTATTATACGAGCCCTCTCTCTCGCTGCTTAGACACTGCCAAAATTACATTCAGCACGCTAGACCTTCCCAAGTCAAAACCATTCGTTCCTACCGTAAAAGAG CTCCTCCGGGAAACTATTGGAGTCCACACATGCGACCGACGTAGCTCCCGAACATATATCCAGGAGAACTACCCAACGTATATCATCGAGCCAGGATTCGCCGAGTCTGATTCTCTCTGGGCGCCTAATCTTCGTGAATCTTCTACTGCGCACAGAGAGCGCCTGCGAACCCTTCTCAATGATGTATTCACACATGACAACAACACATTTATCTCTATGACAGCTCACTCAGGAACGATTAGGTCTATACTCGGGGCCGTTGGACACAGGGATTTTGCTCTTCCTCCCGGAGCCGTGATACCCGTTTTTGTACAAGTTGAAAAGAAGCCTGGTCAAGCACCACATCGAACCGTCCAGCCCTGGACTCCGCCGCCAGAATGCACAGTTGATCCTACTGCGGCTCCGCAAAATTTGAACTAG